Proteins from a genomic interval of Nerophis lumbriciformis linkage group LG01, RoL_Nlum_v2.1, whole genome shotgun sequence:
- the LOC133613907 gene encoding uncharacterized protein isoform X1 yields MNRSYPLACAMPKGDTWHGGAALVSLNNMESAGSCDSVISVNSGYSEDSLEHLTAEEMASIMYLEQTIEALEVQEDSGISNDERDSGHQAEKTSRSKEIAGLNVESGMNRSCETLPPLLVDFPSEKWRTLTGENLDEHHLLSRTCEVDVEAEAREASVNATPEDRLVTPDSMAITRYTEGSPPIDGSPDTFTCTTSKVNVAPIPLPSDFMDNTGLGKPLNVKAPPLSSSSKSVSVDLFYQRALEKRAPVSSPNNQKPAEKHLTEASLSSPALESLLSDVILPEVPEVTKPRKFSKGVTPPPEMKSPTGNSHLERIHLEALHKLGLRQGNGTDRSPETQKPRAYVPFRSSVSPSPLTPSLLSLSPSTPSYTSISPLSSASDVPPSPVASGHFARRCFSQHEQSPVIHVLRKPVDADKLRSSPRTSSDLVKQLIQVPSAQPGPQLRTGHRLSRPVSYHEGISVERCLSNATSPDFRRQASLQTALEQSKKAVRSQGVSVMVCPRDENGIEALKKLKLFKD; encoded by the exons ATGAACCGCTCTTATCCTCTAGCTTGTGCAATGCCGAAGGGTGACACGTGGCACGGTGGGGCTGCCTTGGTGTCCTTGAACAATATGGAGAGCGCTGGGAGCTGCGACAGTGTCATCAGTGTGAACTCGGGCTAT agcgAGGACAGCCTGGAACACTTAACTGCAGAGGAGATGGCAAGCATCATGTATCTTGAGCAGACCATCGAAGCACTGGAGGTGCAGGAGGACAGCGGAATATCCAACGACGAACGGGACTCAGGACACCAGGCGGAGAAGACGAGTCGGAGTAAAG aaaTTGCCGGTTTAAACGTTGAATCTGGAATGAACCGCAGTTGTGAGACCCTGCCCCCACTGTTGGTTGACTTCCCGTCAGAGAAGTGGAGAACGCTGACCGGGGAAAATTTAGATGAGCATCATCTTCTCAGTCGCACCTGTGAAGTAGACGTTGAGGCAGAAGCCCGTGAAGCCTCTGTGAACGCCACACCAGAAGACCGACTGGTAACTCCTGACTCAATGGCAATCACACGTTATACTGAAGGCTCACCTCCCATTGACGGCTCTCCAGACACATTCACTTGCACGACCTCTAAAGTAAACGTAGCTCCGATTCCCCTTCCGTCTGACTTCATGGACAACACAGGACTCGGAAAGCCACTTAATGTCAAAGCCCCCCCTCTCTCCAGTAGCAGCAAGTCAGTGTCCGTTGACTTGTTTTACCAAAGAGCCTTGGAGAAAAGAGCTCCTGTCAGCTCTCCTAATAACCAGAAACCTGCAGAGAAACACCTAACTGAAGCCAGTCTAAGTTCACCTGCTTTGGAGTCTCTTCTCTCAGATGTCATTCTCCCTGAAGTCCCAGAGGTTACTAAGCCAAGGAAGTTTTCTAAGGGAGTCACGCCACCACCAGAAATGAAATCGCCCACTGGCAACAGTCACCTTGAGAGAATCCACCTTGAGGCCCTTCATAAGCTCGGGCTGCGTCAAGGTAACGGGACAGACCGTTCTCCTGAAACTCAAAAGCCACGGGCATATGTTCCATTTCGAAGTAGTGTGAGTCCATCCCCTTTAACACCAAGTTTGTTGAGTTTATCCCCCTCAACACCATCATATACCTCCATAAGCCCCCTGTCCTCTGCCTCTGACGTTCCGCCTTCACCCGTCGCCTCCGGTCACTTTGCCAGGCGTTGCTTTTCACAACATGAACAATCTCCCGTCATACATGTTTTAAGGAAGCCTGTCGACGCTGACAAGTTGAGATCTTCTCCTCGAACTTCTTCAGACCTGGTCAAGCAGCTAATCCAGGTCCCAAGTGCTCAACCAGGTCCACAATTGCGCACCGGCCACCGCCTAAGCCGACCCGTTTCTTATCATGAAGGCATCAGCGTCGAGCGGTGCCTCAGTAACGCCACCAGCCCTGACTTTCGGAGACAAGCGTCTCTCCAAACGGCCTTGGAGCAATCAAAAAAGGCGGTGCGGTCGCAAGGCGTCAGCGTGATGGTCTGCCCTCGGGATGAAAATGGAATAGAAGCCCTAAAGAAGCTCAAACTGTTCAAGGACTGA
- the LOC133613907 gene encoding uncharacterized protein isoform X2: MPKGDTWHGGAALVSLNNMESAGSCDSVISVNSGYSEDSLEHLTAEEMASIMYLEQTIEALEVQEDSGISNDERDSGHQAEKTSRSKEIAGLNVESGMNRSCETLPPLLVDFPSEKWRTLTGENLDEHHLLSRTCEVDVEAEAREASVNATPEDRLVTPDSMAITRYTEGSPPIDGSPDTFTCTTSKVNVAPIPLPSDFMDNTGLGKPLNVKAPPLSSSSKSVSVDLFYQRALEKRAPVSSPNNQKPAEKHLTEASLSSPALESLLSDVILPEVPEVTKPRKFSKGVTPPPEMKSPTGNSHLERIHLEALHKLGLRQGNGTDRSPETQKPRAYVPFRSSVSPSPLTPSLLSLSPSTPSYTSISPLSSASDVPPSPVASGHFARRCFSQHEQSPVIHVLRKPVDADKLRSSPRTSSDLVKQLIQVPSAQPGPQLRTGHRLSRPVSYHEGISVERCLSNATSPDFRRQASLQTALEQSKKAVRSQGVSVMVCPRDENGIEALKKLKLFKD; encoded by the exons ATGCCGAAGGGTGACACGTGGCACGGTGGGGCTGCCTTGGTGTCCTTGAACAATATGGAGAGCGCTGGGAGCTGCGACAGTGTCATCAGTGTGAACTCGGGCTAT agcgAGGACAGCCTGGAACACTTAACTGCAGAGGAGATGGCAAGCATCATGTATCTTGAGCAGACCATCGAAGCACTGGAGGTGCAGGAGGACAGCGGAATATCCAACGACGAACGGGACTCAGGACACCAGGCGGAGAAGACGAGTCGGAGTAAAG aaaTTGCCGGTTTAAACGTTGAATCTGGAATGAACCGCAGTTGTGAGACCCTGCCCCCACTGTTGGTTGACTTCCCGTCAGAGAAGTGGAGAACGCTGACCGGGGAAAATTTAGATGAGCATCATCTTCTCAGTCGCACCTGTGAAGTAGACGTTGAGGCAGAAGCCCGTGAAGCCTCTGTGAACGCCACACCAGAAGACCGACTGGTAACTCCTGACTCAATGGCAATCACACGTTATACTGAAGGCTCACCTCCCATTGACGGCTCTCCAGACACATTCACTTGCACGACCTCTAAAGTAAACGTAGCTCCGATTCCCCTTCCGTCTGACTTCATGGACAACACAGGACTCGGAAAGCCACTTAATGTCAAAGCCCCCCCTCTCTCCAGTAGCAGCAAGTCAGTGTCCGTTGACTTGTTTTACCAAAGAGCCTTGGAGAAAAGAGCTCCTGTCAGCTCTCCTAATAACCAGAAACCTGCAGAGAAACACCTAACTGAAGCCAGTCTAAGTTCACCTGCTTTGGAGTCTCTTCTCTCAGATGTCATTCTCCCTGAAGTCCCAGAGGTTACTAAGCCAAGGAAGTTTTCTAAGGGAGTCACGCCACCACCAGAAATGAAATCGCCCACTGGCAACAGTCACCTTGAGAGAATCCACCTTGAGGCCCTTCATAAGCTCGGGCTGCGTCAAGGTAACGGGACAGACCGTTCTCCTGAAACTCAAAAGCCACGGGCATATGTTCCATTTCGAAGTAGTGTGAGTCCATCCCCTTTAACACCAAGTTTGTTGAGTTTATCCCCCTCAACACCATCATATACCTCCATAAGCCCCCTGTCCTCTGCCTCTGACGTTCCGCCTTCACCCGTCGCCTCCGGTCACTTTGCCAGGCGTTGCTTTTCACAACATGAACAATCTCCCGTCATACATGTTTTAAGGAAGCCTGTCGACGCTGACAAGTTGAGATCTTCTCCTCGAACTTCTTCAGACCTGGTCAAGCAGCTAATCCAGGTCCCAAGTGCTCAACCAGGTCCACAATTGCGCACCGGCCACCGCCTAAGCCGACCCGTTTCTTATCATGAAGGCATCAGCGTCGAGCGGTGCCTCAGTAACGCCACCAGCCCTGACTTTCGGAGACAAGCGTCTCTCCAAACGGCCTTGGAGCAATCAAAAAAGGCGGTGCGGTCGCAAGGCGTCAGCGTGATGGTCTGCCCTCGGGATGAAAATGGAATAGAAGCCCTAAAGAAGCTCAAACTGTTCAAGGACTGA